The [Chlorobium] sp. 445 genome has a segment encoding these proteins:
- the moaA gene encoding GTP 3',8-cyclase MoaA, translated as MHESAVFLPIHSSSNVAYPSKLIDNHGRPITYARLSVTDRCNLRCLYCMPAEGIDFLPHSDVLSFDELLRLARLFALLGISKLRITGGEPFVRNGLIEFLERLAAIDGIEEINITTNGVLTAPFVKDLKRIGISSVNLSLDTLDRERFKAITRRDEFDAVMNTFHALLEHGIATKINTVVTEGVNTHDIVPLALLSRDYPVSVRFIEEMPFNGSGQHKPVLTWNYTKILAVLKEAFPNMIKLQDGPFSTSMNYAIEGHLGTVGVIAAYSRTFCGTCNRIRLTPKGEIHTCLYDNRGYDVKTPMRHGASDSELEALIRRCVSERYKDGFEAEANRIGHLPVTESMSTIGG; from the coding sequence TTCACTCAAGCTCGAATGTAGCTTATCCATCCAAGCTTATTGACAATCATGGGCGACCGATTACTTATGCGCGCCTGTCCGTTACAGACCGCTGCAACTTGCGCTGTCTATACTGTATGCCCGCTGAAGGTATTGATTTTCTTCCACACAGCGATGTGCTTTCCTTTGATGAACTCTTGCGTTTGGCACGACTCTTTGCCTTGCTTGGCATTAGCAAACTGCGCATTACAGGTGGCGAACCTTTCGTGCGCAATGGTTTGATAGAATTTCTTGAACGTCTTGCTGCCATAGATGGCATTGAGGAAATTAACATCACCACCAATGGCGTGCTTACCGCACCGTTTGTCAAAGACCTCAAACGCATTGGGATTTCATCAGTCAATCTTAGTCTCGATACGCTCGATCGAGAGCGCTTTAAAGCCATCACACGCCGCGATGAATTTGATGCCGTGATGAACACCTTTCATGCCTTGCTCGAACATGGTATTGCTACCAAGATCAATACCGTTGTTACAGAAGGCGTCAATACCCATGACATTGTGCCGCTTGCGCTGCTTTCTCGTGATTACCCTGTCTCTGTCCGCTTCATTGAAGAAATGCCCTTCAATGGCTCCGGTCAGCATAAGCCGGTCCTGACTTGGAACTACACCAAAATTCTGGCTGTGCTCAAAGAAGCCTTCCCCAACATGATCAAACTCCAAGACGGGCCTTTTTCGACATCAATGAACTATGCGATTGAAGGGCACTTAGGCACCGTCGGCGTCATTGCGGCTTACTCACGCACGTTTTGTGGCACCTGCAACCGCATTCGGCTTACCCCTAAGGGCGAGATTCACACCTGCCTTTATGATAATCGTGGCTATGATGTTAAAACACCGATGCGACATGGCGCCAGTGACTCTGAACTGGAAGCCTTGATTCGCCGATGTGTCAGTGAGCGTTACAAAGATGGCTTTGAAGCCGAAGCCAATCGCATCGGACACTTGCCCGTCACAGAATCTATGTCTACTATCGGCGGTTAA
- a CDS encoding transporter has translation MSTPSTTFRLNIRFDRNEWNGAFGDIGTDLPLLAGMILTAQLDTASVLILFGTAQLLTGFFYRLPMPVQPLKAMAALVISQNLSGNILFGGGLAIGILMSILALSGALEWIAKWTPLPVVRGLQLGLAIQLALLALKDYAMREGLLGYTLALIAFLIILASYVLQRPSYPAALFVIFLGACYAFFFAPEPHRIPIDSLTISLHSPALHQPLLEDITQGFLLLALPQIALSIGNSILATARIAQDLFPERAPRVKKIGLTYAIMNLIAPFFSGAPVCHGAGGLAGHYAFGARTGGSVIIYGAFYLVLGIFFSSSFDVLLKAFPLPVLGVLLLFEALALFRLAFSASTAASLRDLTAIGLTAFLAIGLPYGFLLALVVGTLFFISLSPAPILASSEAS, from the coding sequence ATGAGCACACCTAGCACGACTTTTCGCCTCAACATTCGCTTCGACCGCAATGAATGGAATGGTGCATTTGGCGACATTGGCACAGACTTGCCACTCCTTGCTGGCATGATACTTACAGCTCAACTTGACACGGCGAGCGTGCTTATCCTGTTTGGCACAGCGCAACTTCTTACAGGATTTTTCTATCGCCTACCCATGCCTGTCCAGCCCCTTAAAGCGATGGCAGCGCTTGTGATCTCGCAGAACCTCAGTGGCAACATTCTTTTTGGTGGTGGGCTTGCCATTGGCATCTTGATGAGCATCCTTGCACTGTCAGGCGCCCTGGAGTGGATTGCTAAATGGACGCCGCTGCCTGTGGTACGCGGTTTGCAACTTGGCTTAGCAATCCAACTTGCATTGCTTGCGCTCAAAGATTATGCCATGCGCGAAGGACTTCTTGGCTACACACTTGCCCTGATTGCCTTCTTGATCATTCTTGCTTCTTATGTTCTTCAGCGCCCTTCTTATCCTGCTGCACTATTTGTGATTTTTCTTGGCGCTTGCTACGCCTTCTTCTTTGCACCAGAGCCTCACCGCATTCCAATAGATAGCTTAACAATTTCACTACATAGTCCTGCCTTACACCAACCTCTGCTTGAGGATATCACACAAGGATTTTTGCTTCTTGCTCTGCCGCAGATTGCACTTTCTATTGGCAACTCAATTCTGGCTACAGCTCGCATCGCACAAGACCTCTTTCCTGAACGCGCCCCTCGTGTCAAAAAAATTGGTCTGACTTATGCTATCATGAATTTGATTGCGCCATTTTTTTCTGGTGCGCCTGTTTGTCATGGTGCAGGCGGTTTAGCGGGGCATTATGCGTTTGGCGCACGCACTGGCGGCTCGGTTATCATCTATGGTGCGTTTTATCTTGTGCTGGGTATTTTCTTTTCTAGCAGTTTTGATGTCTTACTTAAAGCTTTTCCGTTGCCTGTTTTGGGCGTGCTCCTACTCTTTGAAGCCCTTGCCTTGTTTCGGCTTGCATTCAGTGCCTCCACGGCTGCATCATTGCGCGACCTTACAGCAATAGGATTAACCGCCTTTCTTGCCATTGGGCTACCCTACGGCTTTTTGCTTGCTTTGGTAGTCGGCACACTGTTTTTTATCTCTCTAAGCCCGGCTCCGATACTAGCCTCAAGTGAGGCGTCTTAG
- a CDS encoding RNA polymerase subunit sigma-24: MNHQPGASYLAMLERIDDVYNLAYWMSGDEATSGMLVSQTYLEGGNSATSVELFKAFRNVYLRSFGQEATIEQDSSVVVDDKDVARVLVTMAADFKLTVLLADIIGLSHAEIAQVIGQPLSTVRVWLHWGRKLIGQEVTEKVN, encoded by the coding sequence ATGAATCACCAACCTGGAGCGTCCTACCTAGCGATGTTAGAAAGGATTGATGATGTCTACAATCTGGCTTATTGGATGAGTGGCGACGAAGCAACATCAGGTATGCTCGTAAGTCAAACTTACCTTGAAGGTGGCAACAGTGCAACATCTGTTGAACTCTTCAAAGCCTTTCGCAATGTGTATCTGCGATCGTTCGGACAAGAAGCGACTATTGAGCAAGATAGCAGTGTAGTAGTTGACGACAAAGATGTAGCGCGTGTGCTCGTAACCATGGCTGCTGACTTTAAACTTACAGTGCTACTTGCCGATATCATTGGCTTGTCCCATGCAGAAATTGCACAAGTGATTGGACAGCCGCTCTCAACGGTACGCGTTTGGCTGCACTGGGGACGCAAGCTCATCGGTCAAGAAGTTACCGAGAAAGTCAACTAA